The Listeria cossartiae subsp. cossartiae genome includes the window TGGGATTACGAATGACACATTTGTACGCGTAGAGAAATTAATCGAAGCGGGTGTGGATGCGATTGTTATTGATACTGCGCACGGACATTCAGCAGGTGTTATAAATAAAATTTCTGAAATCCGTCAAACGTTTAAAGATGTAGTAATTGTTGCTGGAAACGTTGCGACATCAGAAGGAGCACGTGCTCTTTTTGAAGTCGGCGTGGACATTGTAAAAGTTGGGATTGGTCCTGGTTCGATTTGTACGACACGTGTTGTTGCGGGCGTTGGGGTACCACAAATCACGGCTATTTATGACTGTGCGACGGTTGCGCGCGAATTTGGTAAAACAATTATCGCGGATGGCGGCATTAAATATTCTGGTGATATCGTGAAGGCTTTAGCTGCTGGAGGGAATGCAGTTATGCTTGGAAGTATGCTCGCTGGAACTGATGAAAGTCCTGGTGAAACAGAAATTTTCCAAGGTCGTCAGTTTAAAACGTATCGTGGTATGGGCAGTTTGGCGGCGATGGAGCACGGTTCTAAAGATCGTTATTTCCAAGCAGACGCGAAAAAACTCGTTCCTGAAGGTATTGAAGGTCGCGTTCCTTATAAAGGTTCCGTTGCTGACATTATTTTCCAACTAGTTGGCGGTATTCGTTCAGGTATGGGCTACACTGGCTCGCCTGATTTAAGACATCTTCGCGAAGAAGCGGCTTTCGTTCGTATGACTGGCGCGGGGCTTCGTGAAAGTCATCCACATGATATTCAAATTACAAAAGAAGCACCAAACTATAGTATTTCTTAAGGTCGAAAAAGCAGGAATCTCTTCCAAAAGAGGTTTCTGTTTTTTTATTTCTACTATAAAAATAAGAAAACCGCGAGAAAACACGAATTTCCCCAAAAGGCTTCAATTACAGTCATAAAACCGCTATACTGTTTCTATAGAGGAGGCGTGAAAAAAGATAATGATAGAGCGAGCAAGAGCTATTTTACAGCAAAACTTTGGTTATCAAGATTTTCGGGATGGGCAAGTAGACGTTATTTCGAAGCTTTGTGCAGGAGAAGACACGCTAGCAATCATGCCGACTGGTGGCGGGAAGTCGCTTTGTTACCAGATACCAGCACTTCTTTTTGACGGTTTAACCATTGTTGTTTCTCCGCTAATTTCACTTATGAAGGATCAAGTAGATGCGCTAGTCTCAGAAGGGATAGCAGCTACTTTTATTAATAGTACACTGACTAATAGAGAAATAGATATCCGCTTGGATGCCGCGTTTTCTGGAGAGCTAAAGATGCTTTATATTGCGCCAGAGCGAATTGAAACACCGGGATTCCAACGTTTAATTGAGCAAGTACCGATTTCGTTGTTTGCGATTGATGAAGCGCACTGTATCTCGCAGTGGGGCCATGACTTTCGGCCGAGCTACCTGACACTGTGCGATAGTTTAGACAACATGACTAGGCGCCCGCTCGTTATCGCGCTGACTGCTACAGCAACCCAAGCTGTTTCGGATGATATTTGCCGACTATTAAAAATAAATGCGAGTTCGGTTGTTAAAACTGGATTTTCCAGAGACAATTTAGCCTTTCAAGTCGTAAAAGGACAAGACAAAGATAAGTATTTGGTTGACTATTTAACGGAAAATGCGACAGAATCTGGAATTATTTATGCTTCCACACGAAAAGAAGTGGAGCGCCTGCACAATTTCTTGCTTAAAAAAGGCGTTGAGTCAGGCATGTACCACGGTGGTATGACTGATATAGCGCGAAAAGATTGGCAGGAGAAGTTTCTATACGATGATATTCGCGTTATTGTTGCAACGAACGCCTTTGGGATGGGAATTAACAAGTCCAACGTGCGCTTTGTTATTCATTATAATATTCCGCGCAATATCGAAGCTTACTATCAAGAAGCTGGTCGTGCTGGTCGAGACGGGGTTCCGAGTGATTGTATTTTACTATTTTCGCCGCAAGATAGCCGTATTCAGCAGTTTTTAATTGAACAATCCGAAATGGATGATGAACGCAAACAAAATGAATTCGCTAAGCTCCGCCAAATGACGGGCTATGGTTATACAGAAATTTGTTTGCAGAAATACATCGTTCAGTATTTTGGTGATGACGAAGAAAACTGCGGCAAGTGTAGTAATTGCTTAGATACAAGAGAAGCCACGGACATTACTATTTTAGCGCAACAAGTTTTTTCATGTATTAAAAGAATGGGTGAGCGTTTCGGAAAAGTGCTAATTGCTAAGGTTTTGACGGGTTCTGCTGACCAGAAAGTAAAAGATTGGCGCTTTGAAGAACTCAGCACGTATGGGTTAATGAAAGATGCTTCTCAAAAAGACGTCTTGCAATTAATTGATTACTTGACTGCAGAAAAATATTTGCAACCAACCGATAGCCAATTTCCTTCGTTGAAACTGACCGATAGAGCGGTATCGGTTCTACGGGGCGAGCTCAAAGTAGAACGCAAACAAGCGAAACGTGCTGAAAAAGTTAAAATTGACGTAAATAGTGACCTTTTCGAGAAATTACGGGAAGTCCGTCGTGAACTGGCAGCGAAACACAAAGTGCCACCATATATCATTTTTTCAGATGAAACGTTACGAGAAATGTGTGCTTATATGCCGCAAACGGAAGATGCTCTGCTTGAGGTCAAAGGTATCGGTGCGATGAAACGCGATAAATATGGCGCTGAATTCTTGGCCGTTTTGCAAGAAGAGGCAGCGAAATAAGATAGAAGAGAGGGTTTTGACAGATGACAAAAACATTAGTGCTGGCAGAGAAACCGTCTGTCGGGAAAGATATTGGCCGAGTATTAGGTGCCAAACAAGGTAAGAATGGCTATTTAGAAGGCAGTAAATATGTAGTAACTTGGGCGCTAGGACACCTTGTTACGTTAGCGGATCCAGAGC containing:
- the guaB gene encoding IMP dehydrogenase, which encodes MWETKFAKEGLTFDDVLLVPAKSDVLPNDVDLSVEMAPSLKLNVPIWSAGMDTITEAKMAIAIARQGGIGVVHKNMSIEQQAEEIEKVKRSESGVIIDPFYLTPDHQVFAAEHLMGKYRISGVPIVNNEQERKLVGILTNRDLRFISDYSTVIKDVMTKENLVTAPVGTTLKQAEQILQKHRIEKLPLVDEAGILKGLITIKDIEKVIEFPNSAKDKHGRLLAAAAVGITNDTFVRVEKLIEAGVDAIVIDTAHGHSAGVINKISEIRQTFKDVVIVAGNVATSEGARALFEVGVDIVKVGIGPGSICTTRVVAGVGVPQITAIYDCATVAREFGKTIIADGGIKYSGDIVKALAAGGNAVMLGSMLAGTDESPGETEIFQGRQFKTYRGMGSLAAMEHGSKDRYFQADAKKLVPEGIEGRVPYKGSVADIIFQLVGGIRSGMGYTGSPDLRHLREEAAFVRMTGAGLRESHPHDIQITKEAPNYSIS
- the recQ gene encoding DNA helicase RecQ, yielding MIERARAILQQNFGYQDFRDGQVDVISKLCAGEDTLAIMPTGGGKSLCYQIPALLFDGLTIVVSPLISLMKDQVDALVSEGIAATFINSTLTNREIDIRLDAAFSGELKMLYIAPERIETPGFQRLIEQVPISLFAIDEAHCISQWGHDFRPSYLTLCDSLDNMTRRPLVIALTATATQAVSDDICRLLKINASSVVKTGFSRDNLAFQVVKGQDKDKYLVDYLTENATESGIIYASTRKEVERLHNFLLKKGVESGMYHGGMTDIARKDWQEKFLYDDIRVIVATNAFGMGINKSNVRFVIHYNIPRNIEAYYQEAGRAGRDGVPSDCILLFSPQDSRIQQFLIEQSEMDDERKQNEFAKLRQMTGYGYTEICLQKYIVQYFGDDEENCGKCSNCLDTREATDITILAQQVFSCIKRMGERFGKVLIAKVLTGSADQKVKDWRFEELSTYGLMKDASQKDVLQLIDYLTAEKYLQPTDSQFPSLKLTDRAVSVLRGELKVERKQAKRAEKVKIDVNSDLFEKLREVRRELAAKHKVPPYIIFSDETLREMCAYMPQTEDALLEVKGIGAMKRDKYGAEFLAVLQEEAAK